Proteins co-encoded in one Brassica oleracea var. oleracea cultivar TO1000 chromosome C4, BOL, whole genome shotgun sequence genomic window:
- the LOC106338807 gene encoding heat stress transcription factor A-4a-like gives MVHKLPTGSSSSFYLHLYQIVDDSSSDQIISWSKSNNNSFVVWDLKKLRSDILLKSSSVLGRNVTEFIAKLRSHGFKTFVKGPGELEFSHDDFARSPLMKKMMVKALSERIEKFDAQIKAMKCRLKAKKATLKVENLFQNLRI, from the coding sequence ATGGTTCACAAACTACCAACAGGATCTTCTTCATCATTCTACCTCCACTTATATCAGATTGTGGACGATAGTTCGTCGGATCAGATCATCTCGTGGAGCAAAAGCAACAACAACAGTTTCGTCGTATGGGACTTGAAAAAGCTTCGCAGCGACATTCTTCTCAAATCCTCCTCTGTATTGGGTAGAAACGTAACGGAGTTTATCGCAAAGCTTCGCTCTCATGGCTTCAAAACATTCGTCAAGGGCCCTGGGGAGTTGGAGTTCTCACATGATGATTTCGCGAGAAGCCCTCTGATGAAGAAGATGATGGTCAAAGCCTTGTCGGAGAGGATTGAAAAGTTTGATGCTCAGATCAAAGCCATGAAGTGTAGGCTCAAAGCCAAGAAAGCTACCCTCAAAGTTGAGAATCTCTTTCAAAACCTGCGAATCTGA
- the LOC106340693 gene encoding calcium-dependent protein kinase 32-like: MRHMPEHPNVVTLKETYEDEHAVHLVMELCEGVELFDRIVARGHYTERAAAVVTKTIMAVVQMIDKQLEVKKEVVVDVKQYSGVELIIKSGFGSTLPSKDDLIRTYEKFGPVFDCS; this comes from the exons ATGAGGCATATGCCTGAGCATCCCAACGTTGTTACTTTGAAGGAGACTTATGAGGATGAGCATGCTGTGCATTTGGTTATGGAGCTTTGTGAAGGTGTTGAGTTGTTTGATAGGATTGTGGCGAGAGGGCATTACACTGAGAGAGCTGCTGCTGTTGTCACTAAGACCATCATGGCAGTTGTTCAG ATGATTGATAAACAGCTTGAAGTGAAGAAGGAAGTAGTAGTTGATGTGAAGCAATATTCAGGTGTTGAGCTAATTATCAAGTCTGGTTTTGGTTCTACTCTGCCTTCAAAAGATGATTTGATTAGAACATATGAAAAATTTGGACCTGTTTTCGATTGTTCTTAA
- the LOC106338808 gene encoding agamous-like MADS-box protein AGL93: MRPPRSSSCSKCSSASSSSYSLAATSLKSRLLTIFKKAQELTTLCDIEACVIHYGPDGEMRTWPENRDIVRSLALRYIQLDQAKRRKKSVNLYEFLNKNKDKKTMLNKFKKRNVEELKYPISDHYSPDQINQLIHSLELSYSTLQERRRFLAAKANLEDRQHSMNPSQFTPLPQELYVNDKNNTFQHLCVSDYSEVQESALRYQLMPYGGYDQNMCMGNINNVQHPWVSNAQPPELQEPNQLMQHEPYGFDQNMCMGDTTNSCNVVDPCLPNMLPDDFCFDFQDPYGGNMVGNPSFSQDFFPDMTSSYVYEADYFRNLLYHLSSSNIPNDNSEISSNLPDDHRE, translated from the coding sequence ATGCGACCACCTCGTTCTTCCTCTTGTTCCAAGTGCTCTTCTGCTTCTTCTTCAAGTTATTCACTCGCTGCAACGAGTTTGAAAAGCAGACTCTTGACGATATTCAAGAAAGCTCAGGAGCTTACTACTCTCTGTGATATCGAAGCCTGCGTCATTCATTATGGACCTGACGGAGAAATGAGGACATGGCCTGAGAACAGAGACATAGTGAGATCCCTCGCTCTCCGCTACATCCAGTTAGACCAAGCCAAGAGACGCAAGAAAAGCGTCAATCTTTACGAGTTCCTCAACAAGAATAAGGATAAGAAGACGATGCTTAATAAGTTCAAGAAGAGGAATGTTGAAGAACTAAAGTATCCAATCTCTGATCACTACTCTCCCGACCAAATCAACCAACTGATTCACTCCTTGGAACTAAGTTACTCTACTTTGCAAGAACGGCGTCGTTTCCTTGCGGCAAAAGCAAACTTGGAGGATCGTCAACATTCTATGAACCCTAGCCAGTTCACACCGTTACCACAGGAGCTTTATGTTAATGATAAGAACAACACCTTTCAACATCTTTGCGTTTCAGATTACTCGGAGGTACAAGAATCTGCGTTACGTTATCAGTTGATGCCTTATGGTGGTTATGATCAGAACATGTGTATGGGTAACATCAACAACGTTCAACATCCTTGGGTCTCAAACGCACAACCACCAGAGCTACAAGAACCTAATCAACTGATGCAGCATGAGCCATATGGCTTTGATCAGAACATGTGTATGGGTGATACTACCAACAGCTGCAACGTTGTAGATCCTTGTCTCCCAAACATGCTTCCAGATGATTTCTGCTTTGATTTTCAGGACCCTTATGGTGGTAATATGGTCGGTAACCCTAGTTTCTCTCAAGATTTTTTTCCAGACATGACTTCAAGCTATGTTTATGAAGCAGACTACTTCAGGAATCTACTCTACCATCTCTCTAGCTCTAACATTCCTAACGACAACTCTGAGATTTCAAGCAATTTACCTGATGATCACAGAGAGTGA
- the LOC106338809 gene encoding heat shock factor protein HSF8-like, whose translation MVRKLSTSSFYIQLNQIVDDRSSDQIIVWDLKKLRSDILSKYSSVLGRNLTEFIAKLRSHGFPSVAKGPGELEFSHDDFARSPLMKKMMVKALSERIEKFDAQIKAMKCRLKAKKATLKVENLFQNLRI comes from the coding sequence ATGGTTCGCAAACTCTCAACGTCTTCGTTCTACATCCAGTTAAATCAGATTGTGGACGATCGTTCGTCGGATCAGATCATCGTTTGGGACTTGAAAAAGCTTCGCAGCGACATTCTTTCCAAATACTCCTCCGTACTGGGCAGAAACTTGACAGAGTTTATCGCAAAGCTTCGCTCTCATGGCTTTCCAAGTGTCGCCAAGGGTCCTGGGGAGTTGGAGTTCTCACATGATGATTTCGCGAGAAGCCCTCTGATGAAGAAGATGATGGTCAAAGCCTTGTCGGAGAGGATTGAAAAGTTTGATGCTCAGATCAAAGCCATGAAGTGTAGGCTCAAAGCCAAGAAAGCTACCCTCAAAGTTGAGAATCTCTTTCAAAACCTGCGAATCTGA